In Euphorbia lathyris chromosome 10, ddEupLath1.1, whole genome shotgun sequence, the DNA window aaccactaaagaagccacccacattacaacccccctccgggttcatttttaatgttgcctaaccatattttaggaggaaaaccCCGGATgcaaatgcaaattcaacatgatctcgagtaagtgcaaagaagagtgctaaaacaccgactcacctaattgagcgtaagagtgaaatcccttggtgaggtactatcgggttctcaaaagataatcaacccctattaatattgcctattaaatcttgatcatggaggtttcaaacaaatttttgtactcaattgtttgcgtaggtacttaccgaaacctttgcataaaaccgtaactttgaaatcacgcacttggcaaaaccaaccttcggtttgtttcttaactttctcaatcccttgtctttcgatttcttttacttgaggacaagtaaaactttaaagtccgagaaggtttgataggggtattttacccctatcttttagcgtgatttacaggttgattttagaagaaataaataagtttaattgcaaaatataATGTTgtgaataaaataacaaaataataataaactccgtactttcggttaattttccttgttttttattagtttaggaaataaaaacgtcaagctaactcagctcgcaagatttgtatttcaggtacaagcaAGGAGCAAAAACCCACTcagatacgcagggcgtatcaccccttacgcagggcgtaaaacatggtgtcagcaataattgccttatcttCGGatgccatgtggaattgactcagcatacgcggggcgtatgccaccctacgcgaggcgtatgacatatgtcggaaataattggctttatcctgaaagtcagactgcactgtctcctcgagtcaactctccatacgcggggcatatcaccatatacacggggcgtatcaggcagttcctcaatgataaaagaCCAGAGACTCTTTTGCGCGGGGCGTGTTTcaactacgcacggcgtaaaagctccagtTCAAGCGATAAAacttcagaaactcaaacacgcgtgGCGTACTCCAGCTACGCaaggcgtgtttgagacaattagacatggaattggtccacatgcaggagatttctgacggaatgggcatttacgcggggcgtagtccaCCTTACGCAGGGCATagcatgggatttctgcaccaaataatgttgctccatacttgtgctttgtgaaattacaacattgcccttgcttgatgtttataaataggaagctcttgaagaCACAAAGATATACATAACTAGAGAGAGAGCATAAActatatttatttgattattgtagtttagatttgtttttaggctttgtgtgACTAAACTtttccatctcgagagcttgtccgTTGCTCCCGGCATTCCACCAAAGTTCCACTCCATCTCCacacaccaagctcgagagctccaccattcaagtccttagagacggcttttgagtccggttagctagttccgagggtggattcttcccttacacttgctaattagcttgatctcatcctgtgtactaggcttgtttgtaatccatatttacatctttcatatttataatctaTGATTCTTAatctctttttatatatatgtgttgatatttgttgcttgctttgatatccgtaattgattattgtgtaggggaacgcgatttccgacgccattcgggctatctttagggattcatataggtgttgccttaccggaagtgacaaaccggaaaccgtaggaattgacaagccacggaacttacgggtcctaatttctggtccccaagcattagacacgcattgactaggaaccacgtagtctaagcacttcacgggtcggtcaaacTACACATAATCATCTTTGTAAGAACAATATATTAACCTTGTGTGCATTAAGAGTCGTTATAAGTCATAATTATATCTTATCGCCATCCGCCCAATCTCCTAGAGTTTTGTTACATAAATTTGCCTCTAGTTAGgaatagtttgtagttgtgtctcacaccaacctcaaagtattcaccgcttaaataacgtataaaaccgagtcgtttaatacttgcaattataaatcccgtggattcgatacccggtcttaaccggattattacttgatacgacggggtacacttgcccctacgtagtgatacctagtagatacaaagcacttagaaagaccataTCCATAATCATAGCACaagcacttatcataatacatATTTCATCGCTAAAAAGAACACTACTAGATCGCACGCCATCACTAATCGAAAGACAACACATGTTTAATGAGTCACTAGGGTACATGTTTCCCAAGACTATAACAACTATCCTTGATTCGAGTATTTATATAAAAGGTGAGGCACTCTAAAGATGTATATTTTATTATAGCTACCAATATTCTTATTGTTTTCAACACTTCTAAAACTCTTCCTGCATCGGAGCGGGTTCATCGAATTTCGACCCCTCTCTGATCTATTGTTCATTCCTTGTAGGTTATCCATGAAGTTACTAGAAGACGACAATTATTGATAAacatctattattattattgttgttgttaatGATTCAACGTCCTATGAAATAAATTAGCCGTTAtgtttaacaattaattaaggGTAGATTAGTCATTAGGATAGGCATCTGTTATGGATGTTTGTATATAGCGTTATGAGTAGATATGTTCATGGATTGGATCGGGCTACATTTACACCATATTTAATCAggttttatattaaattattttgtTCAAGTCCAACCTATCCGAATTATATTTACATTGGGTTGTGCCAAAGTGAGAAAACCGATTCTCTCATAGCCTATCCTgcctaattaatatatatttatgttaaaaaaaattaatgaaaattaaaatttaactataaatataaataataaaaatacaacaaacttaaaatttaattaataattcaagggttaatacacatatttgcccttgtgttttcgcgaaaaaacagatttacccttaaatcaaataaacccataaaactatccctgaattttccataaacctgcaattataccctaatctgacggagctgctaaacggcgatgacatcaaaccttcttatcttcaaaaaaaaatggatgacgacaatcaaaattcatttggtttcttattgttttctattgctattgattttggattaattaggaggtttagacgccattttattaggttgattgagcttttatgaaaatgaatttcgaccaatctgttcttctaacttgcttttaatcaaaattgaatgtgcatattttttttgtttgtaattggttgttcttttctgaagtttttctggagaTAAGAAGGTTTGATATCATCaccgtttagcagctccgtcagattagggtataattgcaggtttatggaaaattcagggatagttttgtgggtttatttgatttaagggcaaatttatttttccgagaaaacacaagggcaaatatgtgtattaacccataATTCAATAAAACTCAATATAGTTAATTTTATATAACcaatttttttaacaaagtaataaaaattaaatatagataataaataaatatatatatatatataatatgaaggCGGGTCAGGCCAGGTTAAGCTCGGGTTTTTATGACAAATCCTAAGCCCAAACCGTTCAATGTGTGTGGACTTGAGTAGGTTTGAAACGGGTTGgactaatttttaaatatacgTATCCAAGCCGTATCCATAAAAGATGTGTTTATGCGAATATACAAATCATCGAGCTCATGAACATGTCCTGCTATGAAATATCTTTCTTTGTAATTTCAGGTTTGAAATTGCTTGTTTTCTACATAATATTGCTTTCGGTAATTGTGAAAACAATTATCATCTCGGTTTTTATTTTCGAGTATGAAAATGGCTAGCTTAAGTAGATAATGGGTCGAGTTGTGGCTCGTAGGGCGGATTTTCCTCAAAAGATGATTAAGCCCTTTTGAGTgggataagataccaaaataggTTTATGGCTTTTTGGGAAgtattgttggaaaattttgaataaaattatatattaatttaaataccaacaaacacatcctttcatgaacagtcgtgtccgtCGTGAATAGTCGTGTTCGTACGTGAACAATTATGTTTGTTTgtgtacagtcgtgttcgttcgtgaaaagacatatcctttcgagttctatttatatagaatggattgtcaaattcataagTTGTTACAAGTTGCAAAAAAGTTATTGAAAAAACTTTTTGTCTGTTCATAgtgttcttgttttcctactccggtgataacgagcctacacacggtttgagttcacttgcgtaatctgttgtatcctgggagacgatcgtcaatagtgCCGATATCTGTCTTAAGAAAACTGCTAATAcatgcctcagatttgtctaactcttttccttttaatttctagttttattatccgtatgtttttctgtgttcgaattattttttggttaatcacatctaatatTTTTAAGACAAACGTAATCGTTTGtccaacattcttaagacagacaGATTATTTTCttaagaatttaatattcttaaaacagaagtaattatttatccaacaagtatcaatttaggctccacgtacaaaataacaccaataaaggtttaacgtttaaaaaaggtaccaatttagCCTCGATAACGaattggacacgtcattcatactccgttaagttctgatttctccatccacgtacaattgacaaaACTTAATGGAATAATATCAACAACGTGTCGCGTTCCGTTATCGATACTTAAATTGataccttttttaaacgttaagcctatattaatgttattttatatatggagcctaaataaataattttcgAAAAACCATAAGCCTATTTTGGTTGCTTACCCAGGGAGTTTGCGAGTTTGTCTCCCTCGCCACCAGTAGCAGGTAATATTTTTAGAGCTCGAACACAAGAAGtaattgtttttttcttttttgctttttaaaatttttaaactcaTGTAGAGTATATTATaaggtttttaatttttgtctctTATGCTACTTATTTTATACATGTATGGTAAATCTAGTTAAAGCTCGGTAAAAGCTCAATTTAGTCAAAGTTTTACTAAAAAAGACTTGTCTCGAGACAGGGGCGGATACAGAGGGGTCgggcccctccggccgccggaaccaccatgaCTAAGGGTAAAGccctcatatttgtacaaaattTGAGGCCGTGAGGTGCTAAATTGGTGATTTAATTAAAGTTTGAttgaatatttgataaattgagGATTTGATCTAAAACTTTGATTCAAGATTTCATAAATTGGGGATTATTATATGattaatacaaaattaactCATTGAGCTTGTATTTAATTATCCAATTCATGGTGGTTCCGCATAGGGGTGCAATCGAGCCGAACCAAGGCCAAACAGGGGCAGGCTCAGCTCGGCTCAAACTCAAAGCTCGGCGAGCCTAGAATTTTGGAGCTCGGTTCGAGCTCGACAGAggttcggctcgagctcgaagaTCGTCGAACGACTTGctttttttaaacaattttaaatatacttAATTGCAACTTATTAACATTTTGTTATCTAAAATCAACATTCTAATGAAGGAATACCAAATTTAAACTCGAAAACACAAATATAACATACAATCTACAACAAATTTAAACAAAGTAataagattaaataaataatgaagtttaaaTATAAATTCGAATTTAATATGTAGTCTATAACCGTATAGTTTCATATTGAGTTTTTGGCCAAATATTAACTTGTGATTCAAAGTTACTAGTTAaaataattacaaaattaaaatgtatttaaataaaaaataaatatcaataatatatatatatataatattattaaaaaaaaactctcgAACTTGTTCAggagcttttgagtcaaacccAAGGAAGCTTAGACTCGGGCTCATTAATACTCAAACCGAGTCCAATCTATCTGAACTTTGACCGAGCTTTGATCAAACCGAACTCGAACAGTTTATGCACTAGGCAGGCTCGTTTGCACCCCTAGTTCTGCCCCCTATCTCAAAGAAATCTTGATGGAAGGGCCAAAAGTTAGGCCTTTCCTATTAAACTCTCGacaaatccaaatttctaatttttttttttgttttaggccctccttaaatccaaatttctaaatttataCCTAAatggagttttttttattagataaatTTTTTcacatgttaagaatcttaaacacaatctagtttaattttgagaagttttacatgGATACTTCAAAATTGGTTCTTAACCACTCAGATTATAATACGTATATACGAAAAAAGttgaacaagttcgatttagtaaaaaaaaacacgTGTAAAAACGGCCCCCCAACCTACCaatcatgtattcgccactgcTCGAGATATTAACATGTCAATATTAAATTTATCCAGATTCAGTTCttataaattcacttggaaacaTAAATAAAGCATCCATATTAAAGAGAAGaattgacatatatatatatatatatatatatatatatatatatatatatatatatatatatggattaaATATGGCAGTACGTGAGGCGTTATCCTGGTTGAAATCCATTCCACAACGACGAGTTATAATTCAAACTGATTGTTTATCAGTAGTGATGGCAATCACACAACCGTCGGTgcaattttcttatttatctgaTATCATTCAAGATTGTCTTTCTATTATGCAAGATTTAGATTTTATAGctatttcttttgttaaacgttCAGCGAATCAGGCAGCTCATACTCTAGCTAGGGCGGTCAGGTCTAAGTCTGTACGTAGTGAGTGGGATAGTCCTCCTACTTTTTTTGTTTGATGTTCTTCGTTcagatttaaattaatataaagttctttgtttcaaaaaaatatatggaTTAAATACTAATTATACTTTGGTATgaatagagattttttttttttacatgttaagaatcttaaacacaatctatcttgattttggaaaattttaCATTGGTACTTCAAACTTTGTTCTTGATCACTCACATTATAAcatgtatataaaaaaaaaaaaaaaaaaaaaaacgttgttgccgtgtgaccagaggtcacgggttcgagtcttaggagcggcctcttgccaattaaattggcaagggaaggcttgcccccaatacacccttgtggtgggacccctccccggaccctcgctcagcggggacgcgtaatgcgaccgggccgcccttttttttttaacatgtatatatacgaaaaaaaagttgaacaagtaaacaaattttttttttacgcacacacgtgtaaaatcggcccccaaCTGATCaatcatgtattcgccactACTTGATATATTAACGAGTCAATATCGAATCCAGGCGTAGAGACACGGGGCCCCAGCCCGGGCCCCTCCGGCCGCCAGAACTACCATGaccacgagtagtttcggcctCTTGTCTCCACATAACTTGAGGCTGTGGTGATTTCGGTCCTCTGTTTCCAAGAAATAATGACCGGATGTTGAATTAGCACCCCAAAATTTGTCTAGATCGCCCTCtctaaatctaaaattctaattttttttggcatgTTAGGGCATtcttaaattcaaatttctaattttttttggcctattAGGCCCTTCCCTAAATCCTATTTTTTTCTATCAAGacataaatttttttacatgttaagaatcttaaacacaatatagctgaattttgaaaaaatttacATTGGAACTTAAAAATTGGTCCTTGACCACTCTGATTATAACAAcacgtgtatatatatatatatataaaaattgaacATCCAATTTAGAAAAAACAAATTACACATCAagtgtaaaatcggccccccaaTCAAACAACCCTATATTCGCCACTGACGGAACtatccaaatccaacaccttggacCCCACGGCATTAAAACGCATCTGCATCTATTGGAttatcatcttactaataagcctcaatcactccctttccatttccgatgtgggattcagttcattcctgcccccatcgacATCCCTTACAACCGCTCCTTGCTCaagccttctaccccggcgtcatcctctccggaccgggtcgttaacGGTTCGTATGAATTCACTTGGAAACATAATAAAGCATCCATATTAAAGAGAAGAATtgacatttatatatatatatatatatatatatatatatatatatggattaaATACTAATTACTTTGGTATAAAATGAATCTTCGATGAAAATAAGGTTAATGAAGCCAAGGAATATTATTGTCTCATAGATCCAATTAAGTAAAGAATCTAAATAAACCCTAGATTAAAACGTTACTTAATCCTAGTCACTCCTAGATTTAATCATCAAAACAAATATTTTCTGTCTTTTTTATGTCTTCAAATGTTCATTTATTACTGCACGTGCCAGAAGTATGCCTGATCATTCCTGCCACACTCCTATGACCACAGGCAGCACAGCAGACGAGTCCCTTAAAACCCGCCTGCAGAGAGCTCAATGGCTCCGTGCAGCGGTACTCGGAGCCTGCGACGGGTTGCTGTCCACCACGTCGTTGATGCTTGGGATAGGTGCAGCGCAAGAAGATAAACGGTCCATGATTCTTTCGGGGCTTGCCGGTGCTGTGGCGGGTGCTTGTAGTATGGCTGTTGGAGAGTTTGTTTCGGTGTCTACGCAGAGAGATATCGAAAAGGCAGCTGTTTCTTCCGCGTTGAGACGTGATCAAAAGGTGGAGTTTGTCGTAGGTGAAGATGCATTAGAAAAAATTATTATGTCGCCGTTGTCTGCGGTGACGCAAAGAGATATCGAAAAGGCAGGTGTTTCTCCCGCGTTGAGACGCGGCCAAAAGCTCGAACTTGTAGTAGGTGAAGATGCattacaaaaaaatattatgTCACCGTTGTCTGCGGTGACGCAAAGAGATATCGAAAAGGCAGCTGTTTCTCCCGCGTCTCAACACGATCAAAAGCTCGAAGTTGAAGATACATTGCAAAAAACTATTATATCACCGTTGCGTGCGCCAACGCAAAGAGATATAGAAAGGGCAAATGTTTCTTCCGCGTCTCAACATGATCAAAAGCTCGAACTTGTCGTAGTTGAAGATACATTACAAAGAACTATTAAATCACCGTTGCGTGTGCCAACACAAAGAGATATCGAAAAGGGAGATGTTTCTCCCGTGTTGAGGCGCGATCAAAATCTTGAATTCGTCGTAGTTGGAGATACATTACAAAAAATTATCCAATCACCGTTGCGTGCGGTAACCCAAAGAGATATCGAAAAGGCAGGTGTTTCTCCCGCATCTCGCGATCAAAATCTTGAATTCGTCATATTTGaagataaattacaaaaaattatTCTGTCACCGTTGCCTGCGCGCGGACTGCAGGATGAGGGGCAGGGCGGGGGCAAGGAAATGGTGTTGACAAGTCCGTACCAGGCAGCAGCAGCGTCGGCGTTGGCATTTTTATGCGGCTCAAGTGTGCCTTTGCTTTCAGCAATGTTTTTAAGTACTAAAACTCTCACTAGAATCTTGGTGACTTTGGTTGTTACGTCGCTGGCTTCCGCGGTGTTTGGAGGCGCGGGAGCGTATCTTGGAGGTTCGAGGATGGTCAGAATGTCCGCGATTAGAGTGGTGATTGGTGGTTGGATTTCCATGGCTATAACTTATGCATTGCTTAAGCCTTTTGATACTGATGATGATTAGTTTCTTCTGCCGTTTTGGCAATCACTTGTATAATATTTTGTCGTTTTAAATGATATCATTTCCgttgcaaaataaataaaattatttctctataaaattcaatttaattgaGTCCATAAAGCAAGGAATTAGTAGATCGGTTGTCATTTTgagcaaattattagaagtacCCGGTTCTCTATGTTAAAAGGAGGACCtcacatatatattttaacaTGTGTAATATGGACtcacatatattataagagggTCCActcttttaattattacgtggggtCATAATAcatgtgtccaaatgtgaattggcggtcctccgagtgacatggaaAACCGGGTGCTTAATGTAagaactcctcaaaatgatcactcaattttaattttttttcgataaaatcattcaactttcaattttatctcaataaaaaaGTTACTCATGTGACTTCAAGAGTAAAAGGACAGCGGAAAATACGACGTGGCTTCCATGTCGATATTATTCAACTTTCACTGCTGATTGAAATAACATGTGGCTGAAACCTAGCTCACCAAAACGACACACAGGGGCGGAACCAGGGGGGTTGGGgtgggctcgagccccggcaggCCGCCGAAGAATTGACGACTTAGCTGACACATGTGGGTTTTGGTCGGCTAGGTGGATGACACGTGTCATCTAGGTGACAACCACATGTGGTTTCGGTTATCGGTGAAAGTTGACTGTTGCTGATGTCACAGCGACGCCACTTTTCTGGTATCTTTTTGCTCTTGAAATCGCTAGAATGACTTAGTTGAGataaaattcaatttaattcGGCCTATAAAGCAAGGAATTAtaggggttaaatgcaccattggtcactCAACGTTCATGGTTGTTtgaaaatggtcactcaacttcaatttgtctcaataaaatcattcaactttgaacTTTATCTCAAAATCACTCATGCGACTTCAAAAGTAAAAAGACCGCGGAAATATGATGTGGCTTCCGTGTCAGCATTAGTCAACTTTCACCGCTTACTGAAACGACATATAGCTACCACTTAGCTGGCCAAAACGACACGTGGGGGTTCAGTTAGctaaaattcaatttaattcaTTTCATAAAGCAAGGAATTAAAAGGGTTAAATGCACaattggccactgaacttttaTGGTTATCTTAAAATAGTCACGCAACTTcaatttatttcaataaatcattcGACTTTAAAATTTGTCTCTATAAAGTCACTCAAATGACTTCAAGAGTAAAGAGACAATGAAAATATGATATGGGTTTCACGTTAGCATTAATATTAGTCATTGACCGAAACGACATGTGGATGCCACTTAACTTACCAAAACGATATGTGACTGCCTCTTAGGTGACACGTGTGGGTTCAGTTAGCtgaaattcaatttttattatGCCACTGTTGCCTGCACCCGGACTGCAAGGGGAAGGGGAGGGCGGGGGCGAGGAAATGGTGTTGACAAGTCCGTACCAGGCAACAGCAGCGTCCGCGTTGGCATTTTTGTGCGGCTCAAGTGTGCCTTTGCTTTCGGCAATGTTTTCAACTACTAAAACGCTCACTAGAATCTTGGTGACTTTGGTTGTTACGTCGCTGGCTTCCGCGGTATTTGGAGGCGCGGGAGCCTATCTTGGAGGTTCGAGGATGGTCAGAATGTCCGCGATTAGAGTGGTTATTGGTGGGTGGATTTCTATGGCTATAACTTATGCATTGCTTAAGCCTTTTGATACTGATGATGATTAGTTTCTTTTGCTAGTTTGGGAATTATTGTAtaatattttgttgttttaaaTGAAATCATTTGCGTTGCaggaaataaaattatttctctataaaaatcaatttaattgAGTCCATAAAGCAcggaattaaaattaaaatacggTTGTCTCAAAATCATCGctaattttaatttcttttgatAAAAGGGTTAAATGTACCATTAGTCACTGAATTTACATGGTTGTCTTAAAATGGTCActtaacttcaatttgtctcgattaaatcattcaacttcgagttttgtctcaattaagtcACTCTGCCGATTTCAATGGTTAAGAGGCATCGAAATAATGCCATGAGTGACACATTAACATGAGGCAACTCATATCTCTGATCGAAATGAAATGTGGCAGCCACATGTCTATtgtttttatggaaaaaaaactaaattgttttttttcataaaaataatagaCATGTGGCTGCCACATTTCATTTCGATCAGAGATATGAGTTGCCTCATGTTAATGTGTCACTCATGGCATTATTTCGATGCCTCTTAACCATTGAAATCGGCAGAGTgacttaattgagacaaaactcgaAGTTG includes these proteins:
- the LOC136208021 gene encoding vacuolar iron transporter homolog 5-like, with protein sequence MPDHSCHTPMTTGSTADESLKTRLQRAQWLRAAVLGACDGLLSTTSLMLGIGAAQEDKRSMILSGLAGAVAGACSMAVGEFVSVSTQRDIEKAAVSSALRRDQKRYRKGKWEGEGGGEEMVLTSPYQATAASALAFLCGSSVPLLSAMFSTTKTLTRILVTLVVTSLASAVFGGAGAYLGGSRMVRMSAIRVVIGGWISMAITYALLKPFDTDDD